The genomic region GTTACAGGTTAACTGCAGGAAATAGTGATAGCCATGTGAATAGCAATTTCCATTACAAATCACAAACAGTGATGCAAATTAAAGAACAGTGTGAAAATTGCTTTCATGTTCTCTGCTCAATCCCCTCCCAAGTTGTTAGAAACAACTAACTGCATACATAGTATAtgtaaaaattaaagtaaaaactcCTTCCCCCCCAGTCAGCATGTTAAGGTATTAATAGTGAATACTAAAAGACATTTGCATACTATAGTATTTTTAGGACACCTAGATTCATCAGATAACTGTCAGtttataagaaggaaaaataagacagACAAGTCACCAGCAGTTTTTATGTCAAAAGttgtcaaaatatatttttaatattcacatCTTTACAATTTATAGCAAACTTCTCGTAACTAAAGTGCCTTCAAGTGCTGATTCTTATAGTGTCTCTTATGAAAAGTGTTTCACTGTGGTTTAAAATACCTTAGCAAATTGTTAGACTGTGATAAACATGGTGCTGTATTCCTTCTTCCTTTACTTGTTTTAGGCTTTTCAGGGGGTTTATCCATAGAAGTCTTGGACACGGGTTCCTGGTTCTTCCATTCAGCTAGTAGTTCTTCTTGCACATCTGCAGGTAGTTCGTAAAAAGTCTTTGTGTCAACATCAGGAGGAAATACAATTCCCACTTGCCTACTATAAGTTTTATCCTCAGAAGGTGTTTCAAAGGCCTGCTTATCTTTATCCAAGACAGGGACATGCAAAACGGTTTGGCTGGCTCCAGCTTCCAGAGATGACAGCTCTCTCCCTCTGAAGTTCAGCGAGTCAGTAGGTTGTTCTGCCATACTGCTGCTTGTCAGTGCACTTCTGGGACACTCAGAAGAACAACTGGCCCTGGAGCTGTGTGCCAGAATAGCTGCAGATTCATGAGCTGACGGGAGATGTATACTGCACCCTGCAGAGTGCGTATCACTGTTCAGTCCCTTAGAATTTGGGGAAGTGCTGTGTACCTCTTCTGCAAAACATACCGACGGCTGACCCGAAACATTCTCAGTAGGGATCgcttctgttttttcagaaataatttctttttgaataTCTTCTGGAAGTTCTCTGAAGACTTCCTGGTCGATATCACCAGGAGACAAATGAAATGGGAAGTCAAGAACTCCTGctttttttacattgcttttcttttcctctgaaagcttCCTAGCTTTTGTAGTTCCAGTTCTGTTGCAGTTCTGGTTCCGAGAAGCACTTCCCTCACCTTGTGAGACATCTTCCACTTCCTGTGgcaaaaaatgtatgtaaaagcATAAGTATGTTCTGTGTAATCTACTAGTTACCAAGCACTATTTTACTAACAGCAAGTTCTTCAAATTATTCCttaacacagtaatttttttccttatgattgGTAGtgtgtttttaaatcttattttcaaaCATAGACCTTAAAAAGTACATGCACGTAGGaatccttttcttattttaaagtagCAAATACCTTGAAGTtacattttattgctttaaaactCTGTGGAGCTTTAGAATACACGGTATGATGTTAATCCCTCATATTCCTGAGCAGTTGAGAAACAGACAAGTTTATCAATGTACAAAATTGCTGTGTCAAGATAGAAACAGTGCATTCATTACACAACATAATTTTGAAGTTACTAAGTTTTTGTATTAAGTACTGAAAGCATCTTGTGGAAATACTTAGCAGCTTTTCCACAGACAGCTCCTACGCTGTCTAGCATACGTGATTGGGAAGTAGGAGATTTGTTCAATTCCAAGCAGGAATGAGAAGCTCACTAGATCAGAAGCTAGTGCTAGTAGCAAATACAGAATTGAATCTTTGATTAATTTCTAGCCTGAATGGGGAGACTTGAGAATGCATAGGAAGGTAAATAATCACTGTGAAAGTATCTTCATAAAAGCAACAAGGTAAATTATAAGCAACTTTAAGGAGATTTTAGTCCAAGGTAAAAGATCCTTCAGTATGACAGTATCTGAGTAAGTGGCCTGTTGTTTCACAAATGCTAAATAAAGGGCAGATCTTAATGGAATGAACAGCCAAattcagcaattattttttctagAAGACATTAGTCTGGATTCTTCCCCTCTGCCCAAGTTAAGGGGCTTGATAACATAGCTGGCTGTCCCATTTAAGACAGTATTAAATCTCTTTTAAGCAGTCTGtctaatgaaaaaaagcaaacaagtaacACCTGCTCAGAAGACTCcaaataaatcttcatttttacCAGGTGAATAAAACTTAACGATCCTAAAAATTCCAGAGCAGTTAAGGTTTAAATCTATATAATAAAGACAGAAATATCTCGAAGCTTTCTTATCTGCAGATAGTTTTCAGTATCTTCTAGCTTACCCGGACACGTTTACCAGAGCCTGATGGTGGTGACATCTGCTTTAGATAGAAACCAATTGATCCTTTCGTGCTGTTAGGAAGATCTTTGAGGTTGGAGAAGCAGACACCCAAAAGGGTAAGATGAAATGGTAGATCTACATCTATCATCTTTCGAAAGAGTTTAATTAGTATATCAACCAATGGGGATATAACGTTGCTGCTTTCTAAAAGAAGAAAGGTTGGAAAAAAGCAATGTATATAATCAAGAGTAACTGACTAACATTGATTTAAATAGCAAAGTACAAAGGCAAACACTGCTAAAGGCTTCCAAAATAATCTGTCAATATAGTCGTTAAGAATTACAGAATACAAGCCAAGCTGAATAGACATGAAAAATGATCTAATTCTACCAAAAAGGGCCTTTACAGGGCCACGTAGGTGTATAACATTATCCCAACATCGATAACAACGTGGTTCATTGGAGTTTGCATGACATATTGTATGAGCTGACAGTAATTGTTAGTCTCCTCCAATGTAGAAGTCCAGTAGCAATTTTGAAGTAAGAAGCTACACAGACTTTCAATAGCTTCTCTAGGACTGTGAGAAGTGATTCAGGAACTGAAGTCAGGGAAAGGTGATTCTCTGTGCTGACACAGCAGAGATTCAGATTTATTTCCCCACCTCAATCTGGATGAAGTGTCAAATGAATTGCAATTGCCGGTTGGAAAGCTTAAGTCTGAGAAGGATGAGAGCCGTTATGTTACTGATTTTCAGAGGTACatcaaaaagacattttattacaTAATAAAACTGAGAACATAATTCAAATCCCTAACAGAGAAAAGCGGATTATTAATCCGGGAAGCAGCCCCCAGTCGCCCTTTCCCAGCCCACCAAGAAATTTACTTCCAGGAATCCAGCCGGAGTAGGTTAAAGCATGGTAGTAACATAGAAGTTATCCCAGTTCTATATGTTTTTAGCATATCTCATCAAGATACATCCATTACAAGTACTGGAAAAGTTTCCAAATATTAAATGTATGGAATATTATTGTGAATGTAAGGAACGGAATTTTACAGAGAAGTTAGGTGGTAGCAGCACAAAGTTGATACTTTCAAAGATTTTAAGTTTACCTTTTCCAAATTTCTGAATGAGATGAGGTGGAATAGGACACTGACGACTTTCCCGATTAAACCATTTATTGGTTGAGGAGAACCGGCGTATGGTCAATCTTACTGTGTGGGGTTGTCTTCCATCTGTGTACACTCTATGGAGCATTAATGCACACAAAGCAATAGGCATTACTACGAGTATTTTTCAGAGGGTCTCTAGAAACTGTCACAGCACCTAGGTTACAAAGTCAAATTAAGCATTACAGATCTCTCTCAACTGCTGGCTTTACTCCACTGATTATACGGGGAACTTTGGGTCCTAGCTGGTTCCCTGAGTTACCCGTAAGTTAGAAGTTCAATACAATGTGAATACTGTCTCCAAGAGTATTCAACTGAAGTGAATGTGAAAATTAAGTGGGCCAGTCTGCAGTACTGCcacatttcagtatttaataCACTGAAAGCAGTACAGTCTTTGCAGTTATACCCTGTATAATCCTCAGCTTTTagctcttctttttgcttttcaaggaGACATCCCCACTTTGGCAGCTGGCTTTTGGATGAAGGGTAAGAAACAAAAGGATGTAATTGCTTCTTTCCCCCTCCAAAAGGCATGGGGGGGTAttttccctccaaaaaaaaaaatctcaattctCCATGTTGTAAATAAGATAGGACAAACAGCCTCGCTTCAAATTTTGTGATTACCAAGCAATGTCCGAGATGCAGATAAAAGACTGCTTGCCCACAATGTTAATATAACTAAAATGGATATATCTTGTGAGACTTGCATAGATGTGGGGACAGAAAACCTTTAAGACCTGTAGATTATTTTGAGGCTTAGAGAAGCATGCAGAGAATATGAAaatacttagaggaaaaaaaataaaaatcaagaactAATGGGGGACACAAAGGCTATTCAGGACTGACACAAAGAGGGTTTCAAAAATCAGAAGAAGTTGAAGCATGACAGCACAGGAAACACAGTTCAGTGCTGCTAGAATATTactcctttttattaatttcttttacataGAGAGTCACAGGATAGAAAGGGAGGATAGGAAAGTCACAGTAGTCAAGACATGAGTAAATGCATCCTCCTGCTATGCTGGTGTTTTTGTCAACTATCTTGGGTTTGGGTGCTGCCTGGATTCACAGggcaagggaaggaggaagaaatgaaaatgttctttcaAACCAACAGAAGAAGCAGCTGTGGAATAGGAGACAAGCATAAATGGTGATAACCAAGGGTCTGGAAGTAGAGAAAGTCACTTacggaaagagaaacaaaaccttgGGTCCTTCACAGAGATTAGTGAAGGTGCACTAAATACTGCGATGCAAAACCAAGGCAACAGAGGAGGATCAGCA from Aptenodytes patagonicus chromosome Z, bAptPat1.pri.cur, whole genome shotgun sequence harbors:
- the LOC143172329 gene encoding DNA polymerase iota-like isoform X2; its protein translation is MSQPWGGMEPFPPPTEEDEEDWLRPQPGGGAAPPAPSGHSKPVSARRAACRAIVHVDLDCFYAQVEMIRNPELRDKPLGVQQKYIVVTCNYEARKRGVKKMMSVKDAKEKCPQLILVNGEDLTPYREMSYKVTAINLHDTTHVRLVIGSQIAEEFREAIHARLGLTGCAGVASNKLLSKLVSGTFKPNQQTVLLPESSQDLIRSLDHIQKVPGIGYKTAKRLETLGVRNVCDLQAFPSAVLEKELGVSIAQRIQKLSYGEDDSPVMPSGPPQSFSDEDSFKKCSSEVEVKEKIEELLPNLLDRVYTDGRQPHTVRLTIRRFSSTNKWFNRESRQCPIPPHLIQKFGKESSNVISPLVDILIKLFRKMIDVDLPFHLTLLGVCFSNLKDLPNSTKGSIGFYLKQMSPPSGSGKRVREVEDVSQGEGSASRNQNCNRTGTTKARKLSEEKKSNVKKAGVLDFPFHLSPGDIDQEVFRELPEDIQKEIISEKTEAIPTENVSGQPSVCFAEEVHSTSPNSKGLNSDTHSAGCSIHLPSAHESAAILAHSSRASCSSECPRSALTSSSMAEQPTDSLNFRGRELSSLEAGASQTVLHVPVLDKDKQAFETPSEDKTYSRQVGIVFPPDVDTKTFYELPADVQEELLAEWKNQEPVSKTSMDKPPEKPKTSKGRRNTAPCLSQSNNLLRYFKPQ
- the LOC143172329 gene encoding DNA polymerase iota-like isoform X3, whose product is MIRNPELRDKPLGVQQKYIVVTCNYEARKRGVKKMMSVKDAKEKCPQLILVNGEDLTPYREMSYKVTELLGEFCSLVERLGFDENFVDITEIVEKRLNELQQSGCSRVCVSGHVYNNQAINLHDTTHVRLVIGSQIAEEFREAIHARLGLTGCAGVASNKLLSKLVSGTFKPNQQTVLLPESSQDLIRSLDHIQKVPGIGYKTAKRLETLGVRNVCDLQAFPSAVLEKELGVSIAQRIQKLSYGEDDSPVMPSGPPQSFSDEDSFKKCSSEVEVKEKIEELLPNLLDRVYTDGRQPHTVRLTIRRFSSTNKWFNRESRQCPIPPHLIQKFGKESSNVISPLVDILIKLFRKMIDVDLPFHLTLLGVCFSNLKDLPNSTKGSIGFYLKQMSPPSGSGKRVREVEDVSQGEGSASRNQNCNRTGTTKARKLSEEKKSNVKKAGVLDFPFHLSPGDIDQEVFRELPEDIQKEIISEKTEAIPTENVSGQPSVCFAEEVHSTSPNSKGLNSDTHSAGCSIHLPSAHESAAILAHSSRASCSSECPRSALTSSSMAEQPTDSLNFRGRELSSLEAGASQTVLHVPVLDKDKQAFETPSEDKTYSRQVGIVFPPDVDTKTFYELPADVQEELLAEWKNQEPVSKTSMDKPPEKPKTSKGRRNTAPCLSQSNNLLRYFKPQ
- the LOC143172329 gene encoding DNA polymerase iota-like isoform X1, with amino-acid sequence MSQPWGGMEPFPPPTEEDEEDWLRPQPGGGAAPPAPSGHSKPVSARRAACRAIVHVDLDCFYAQVEMIRNPELRDKPLGVQQKYIVVTCNYEARKRGVKKMMSVKDAKEKCPQLILVNGEDLTPYREMSYKVTELLGEFCSLVERLGFDENFVDITEIVEKRLNELQQSGCSRVCVSGHVYNNQAINLHDTTHVRLVIGSQIAEEFREAIHARLGLTGCAGVASNKLLSKLVSGTFKPNQQTVLLPESSQDLIRSLDHIQKVPGIGYKTAKRLETLGVRNVCDLQAFPSAVLEKELGVSIAQRIQKLSYGEDDSPVMPSGPPQSFSDEDSFKKCSSEVEVKEKIEELLPNLLDRVYTDGRQPHTVRLTIRRFSSTNKWFNRESRQCPIPPHLIQKFGKESSNVISPLVDILIKLFRKMIDVDLPFHLTLLGVCFSNLKDLPNSTKGSIGFYLKQMSPPSGSGKRVREVEDVSQGEGSASRNQNCNRTGTTKARKLSEEKKSNVKKAGVLDFPFHLSPGDIDQEVFRELPEDIQKEIISEKTEAIPTENVSGQPSVCFAEEVHSTSPNSKGLNSDTHSAGCSIHLPSAHESAAILAHSSRASCSSECPRSALTSSSMAEQPTDSLNFRGRELSSLEAGASQTVLHVPVLDKDKQAFETPSEDKTYSRQVGIVFPPDVDTKTFYELPADVQEELLAEWKNQEPVSKTSMDKPPEKPKTSKGRRNTAPCLSQSNNLLRYFKPQ